The following proteins are encoded in a genomic region of Streptococcus cristatus AS 1.3089:
- the lctO gene encoding L-lactate oxidase: MSYKTSNAEGPVDFINTYDLEPMAQQVIPKAAFGYIASGAEDTFTLRENIRAFNHKLIVPHTLCDVENPSTEIEFAGEKLSSPIIMAPVAAHKLANEQGEVATARGVHEFGSLYTTSSYSTVDLPEISQALQGTPHWFQFYFSKDDGINRHIMDRVKAEGYTAIVLTADATVGGNREVDKRNGFVFPVGMPIVEEYLPEGAGKSMDFVYKSAKQRLSPRDVEFIAQYSGLPVYVKGPQCREDVERSLAAGASGIWVTNHGGRQIDGGPAAFDSLQEVAEAVDKRVPIVFDSGVRRGQHVFKALASGADLVAIGRPVIYGLALGGSVGVRQVFEHLNAELKTVMQLSGTQTIEDVKHFKLRHNPYNPSFPVDSRDLKLY; the protein is encoded by the coding sequence ATGTCATACAAAACAAGCAATGCCGAAGGTCCTGTGGATTTTATTAACACCTATGATTTGGAGCCGATGGCGCAGCAAGTCATTCCCAAAGCTGCTTTTGGCTATATTGCCAGTGGAGCAGAGGATACTTTCACGTTACGGGAGAACATCCGCGCCTTTAACCATAAACTTATCGTTCCTCATACTCTTTGTGATGTTGAAAATCCAAGTACAGAGATTGAATTTGCTGGAGAAAAACTATCTTCACCAATTATTATGGCGCCTGTCGCAGCCCATAAATTAGCAAATGAGCAAGGGGAAGTGGCTACTGCGCGTGGTGTACATGAGTTTGGCTCTCTTTACACGACCAGCTCCTACTCCACCGTTGATCTTCCAGAAATTTCTCAAGCCCTCCAAGGAACACCGCACTGGTTCCAATTTTACTTCAGCAAAGATGACGGGATTAACCGCCATATCATGGATCGTGTCAAGGCAGAAGGCTACACAGCCATTGTCTTAACTGCAGATGCGACTGTAGGGGGCAATCGTGAAGTTGATAAGCGCAATGGTTTTGTTTTCCCAGTTGGCATGCCGATTGTTGAGGAATACCTGCCAGAAGGTGCTGGTAAGTCCATGGACTTTGTCTACAAATCAGCCAAACAACGCCTGTCTCCACGAGATGTAGAATTTATCGCCCAATACTCAGGTCTGCCTGTGTATGTCAAAGGTCCTCAATGCCGTGAAGATGTCGAACGTTCACTTGCCGCAGGGGCTTCTGGAATCTGGGTAACCAACCACGGTGGTCGCCAAATCGACGGTGGACCAGCTGCCTTTGACTCACTTCAAGAAGTCGCTGAAGCAGTAGATAAACGTGTGCCGATTGTCTTTGACTCTGGTGTTCGTCGTGGCCAGCATGTCTTTAAAGCCTTGGCTTCAGGAGCAGACTTGGTAGCCATTGGCCGACCTGTCATTTATGGTTTAGCTCTCGGTGGTAGCGTCGGTGTTCGCCAAGTCTTTGAGCACCTAAATGCCGAATTAAAAACCGTCATGCAACTATCTGGAACTCAAACCATCGAAGATGTCAAACACTTCAAACTACGTCACAACCCATACAACCCAAGCTTCCCAGTTGATTCTCGTGATTTGAAATTGTATTGA
- a CDS encoding cysteine ABC transporter substrate-binding protein — MKLLKSLLTLFALAFALIFVTACGSGGNATSSSGKTTAKARTIEEIKKSGELRIAVFGDKKPFGYVDNDGSYQGYDIELGNQLAKDLGVKVKYVSVDAANRAEYLISNKVDITLANFTVTDERKKQVDFALPYMKVSLGVVSPKKGVITDVKQLEGKTLIVTKGTTAETYFEKNHPEVKLQKYDQYSDAYQALLDGRGDAFSTDNTEVLAWALENKGYEVGITSLGDPDTIAPAVQKGNQELLDFINKDIEKLGKENFFHKAYEKTLHPTYGDAAKADDLVVEGGKVE, encoded by the coding sequence ATGAAATTACTCAAATCCCTCTTAACTCTTTTTGCACTTGCCTTTGCCCTTATCTTTGTCACAGCTTGTGGATCAGGCGGAAATGCTACTTCGTCATCTGGTAAAACTACTGCTAAAGCTCGCACTATTGAGGAAATTAAAAAAAGTGGTGAACTTCGAATTGCTGTATTTGGAGATAAGAAACCTTTTGGTTATGTAGACAACGACGGTTCTTACCAAGGTTATGACATCGAACTGGGAAATCAGCTGGCCAAAGACCTCGGTGTTAAGGTAAAATACGTTTCTGTTGATGCTGCTAACCGTGCGGAATACTTGATTTCTAACAAGGTGGACATCACTCTTGCCAATTTTACAGTCACAGACGAGCGTAAGAAACAAGTTGACTTTGCCCTTCCATACATGAAGGTTTCACTGGGTGTTGTGTCTCCTAAGAAAGGTGTTATCACAGATGTTAAACAGCTTGAAGGCAAGACCTTGATTGTAACCAAAGGAACCACTGCTGAAACATACTTTGAGAAAAATCACCCAGAAGTCAAACTTCAAAAATATGACCAATACAGTGATGCCTATCAAGCTCTTTTGGATGGACGTGGAGATGCCTTCTCGACTGACAATACTGAAGTTCTAGCTTGGGCTCTTGAAAATAAAGGATATGAAGTAGGAATTACTTCACTTGGTGACCCAGATACTATCGCACCAGCAGTCCAAAAAGGAAACCAAGAGTTGCTTGACTTTATCAATAAAGACATTGAAAAATTGGGCAAGGAAAACTTCTTCCACAAGGCTTATGAAAAGACTCTTCACCCAACCTACGGTGATGCTGCAAAAGCAGATGATCTCGTCGTTGAAGGTGGAAAAGTAGAATAG
- the nagA gene encoding N-acetylglucosamine-6-phosphate deacetylase — protein sequence MPKYIKADQFFYPQGIRKGGFLEVTDGKFGKLVEEVPADAEVVDYTGYSVAPGLVDTHIHGFGGVDVMDNNIEGTLHTMSEGLLTTGVTSFLPTTLTSSYEQLLAVTENIGARYQEASGAKIRGLYFEGPYFTEKYKGAQNPAYMKDPRMDEFRAWQKAANGLLNKIALAPEREGVEEFVRTITDEGVTVALGHSNATYDEAKAAVEAGASVWVHAYNGMRGLTHRELGMVGAMYELPHTYAELICDGHHVDPKACDILLKQKGHEHVALITDCMTAGGLEDGDYMLGEFPVVVANGTARLKSTGNLAGSILKLKDGLKNVVEWGIANPHQAVMMASLIPAKSVHIDDVCGQIKEGYDADFIVLDKDLELVATYLDGEKRFEAASSVL from the coding sequence ATGCCTAAATATATAAAAGCCGATCAGTTCTTCTATCCTCAAGGGATTCGCAAGGGTGGATTTTTGGAAGTGACTGATGGAAAATTTGGAAAATTAGTAGAGGAAGTCCCTGCGGATGCGGAAGTGGTGGATTACACAGGCTACTCTGTCGCACCGGGTCTAGTGGACACCCATATCCATGGTTTTGGTGGAGTCGATGTCATGGACAATAACATCGAAGGTACCCTCCATACCATGAGTGAAGGACTTTTGACGACTGGGGTGACTAGTTTCTTGCCGACCACTCTGACCTCATCTTACGAGCAACTCCTAGCTGTGACGGAGAATATTGGTGCGCGCTATCAAGAAGCAAGTGGTGCCAAGATTCGCGGTCTCTACTTTGAAGGGCCTTACTTCACGGAAAAGTACAAGGGTGCCCAAAACCCAGCCTACATGAAGGATCCTCGTATGGATGAATTTCGTGCTTGGCAAAAGGCAGCCAATGGCCTGCTAAATAAAATTGCTTTGGCACCTGAGCGCGAGGGCGTAGAGGAATTTGTCCGCACCATCACTGATGAAGGTGTGACAGTCGCTTTGGGGCACTCTAATGCGACCTATGACGAAGCTAAGGCAGCAGTGGAAGCAGGAGCCAGTGTTTGGGTACATGCCTACAATGGTATGCGGGGCTTGACCCACCGTGAACTAGGTATGGTTGGGGCTATGTACGAGCTGCCTCACACTTACGCAGAGTTGATTTGTGATGGGCACCACGTAGACCCCAAGGCCTGTGATATTTTGCTTAAGCAAAAGGGCCATGAACATGTAGCCCTCATCACAGACTGTATGACTGCAGGTGGGCTGGAAGACGGCGACTATATGCTGGGAGAATTTCCAGTGGTGGTAGCCAATGGCACAGCTCGTCTCAAATCGACTGGTAACTTGGCAGGATCCATCTTGAAGCTCAAAGACGGCCTCAAAAATGTGGTTGAGTGGGGCATCGCAAATCCTCACCAAGCAGTCATGATGGCCAGTCTTATCCCAGCAAAATCCGTCCACATTGACGATGTCTGTGGCCAGATCAAGGAAGGCTATGATGCTGACTTTATCGTGCTGGACAAGGATTTGGAGCTGGTTGCTACTTATCTGGATGGTGAAAAACGCTTTGAAGCTGCCTCCAGTGTTCTTTAA
- a CDS encoding DUF1361 domain-containing protein, with translation MRKPILIHIFFLLIAFVVYIQGITAQGPDLIWNMILALIAYDAAVLTTISKKQKWLYPLLLVVWLAFYPNTFYMLTDLVHMTWVGDTLWNPVSMRLFMAFVPSILFGVYCGIESWNILRERWKLTWWLDMLAVAALSYLSSLAIYIGRYDRLNSWDLVTRPQLVVQKLLETFQKERLVFILGFTFIQVMTLLFLSRENKK, from the coding sequence ATGCGTAAACCAATTTTGATTCATATTTTTTTCCTACTAATTGCATTTGTTGTATATATTCAGGGGATTACGGCTCAGGGGCCAGACTTGATCTGGAATATGATTTTGGCCTTAATTGCCTATGACGCTGCCGTCTTAACGACGATATCTAAGAAGCAGAAATGGCTTTATCCGCTTTTGTTAGTGGTTTGGCTGGCCTTTTATCCGAATACTTTTTATATGCTGACGGACTTGGTGCACATGACTTGGGTGGGAGATACCCTGTGGAACCCTGTCAGTATGCGCCTATTTATGGCTTTCGTGCCGAGTATTTTATTTGGCGTTTACTGCGGGATTGAAAGCTGGAATATTTTGCGTGAGCGCTGGAAGTTGACTTGGTGGCTGGATATGCTTGCGGTTGCGGCTCTGTCTTATCTGTCGAGTCTGGCCATTTATATCGGCCGTTATGATCGTCTCAATTCCTGGGATCTGGTGACGCGGCCCCAGCTAGTTGTCCAAAAACTACTGGAAACCTTTCAGAAGGAACGACTGGTCTTTATCCTTGGATTTACCTTTATCCAAGTGATGACTTTGCTCTTTTTAAGCAGAGAAAATAAAAAATAA
- a CDS encoding AbiH family protein, with protein sequence MADTILILGNGFDIAMGRKTKYEDFIEFEKQLYSNPDKDLQDFLKSKGIDSEKYKENLYLKFINENKDRLGENWSNLEIMISQLADAIMYFKENNDLIFKAATTGRIWLLEEKLLQEKNYRSKLYISDLFSSLFHEKGWSSLEREVALEKLNNKFIRQLDLLIELLEIYLSYLDYIDFEIRRIETSPTALDAISDLSNSSVLNFNYTNTSGHLYGTSEEKTHFIHGRIDLDRTFSRINTMVFGIEDKENDVNSDLIPYQKYYQRVVKETGNKFEEFFIMPNYVRKNTSVAGRTVPIRVPVSKNIVIFGHSVDPLDKEIFQKCFELAELAEYPYRFIFTYYDDSAKRSIVKNLAIILGKDELIELSGQRKVVFVKSDDKGGMGDALLK encoded by the coding sequence ATGGCAGATACAATTTTAATTTTAGGTAATGGATTTGATATTGCAATGGGGCGGAAAACGAAATATGAAGACTTTATTGAGTTTGAAAAACAGTTATATTCTAATCCAGATAAAGACTTACAAGACTTTCTAAAATCTAAGGGTATAGATAGTGAAAAGTATAAAGAAAATTTGTATTTAAAATTCATTAATGAAAACAAAGATAGGCTTGGAGAAAATTGGTCTAACCTTGAAATCATGATTTCTCAACTTGCAGATGCAATAATGTATTTTAAAGAAAATAATGATTTAATATTCAAAGCTGCTACTACAGGTCGAATTTGGTTATTGGAAGAGAAATTATTACAAGAAAAAAATTATAGGTCAAAATTATATATTTCAGATTTGTTTTCTTCACTATTTCATGAAAAAGGTTGGAGTTCTTTAGAAAGAGAAGTTGCACTTGAAAAATTAAATAATAAATTTATTAGGCAACTTGATTTACTAATTGAACTATTAGAAATCTATCTGTCGTATTTAGATTACATAGATTTTGAGATTCGAAGGATTGAAACAAGTCCAACAGCCCTAGATGCAATATCAGATTTATCAAATTCCTCTGTTTTAAACTTTAATTATACTAATACATCAGGTCATCTTTACGGAACTTCTGAGGAGAAAACTCATTTTATACATGGTCGAATTGATTTAGATAGAACTTTCAGCAGAATCAATACCATGGTCTTTGGAATTGAAGATAAAGAGAATGATGTCAACAGTGATTTGATTCCTTACCAGAAATATTATCAAAGAGTTGTTAAAGAAACTGGGAATAAGTTTGAAGAATTTTTTATTATGCCCAATTATGTTAGAAAAAATACTTCTGTTGCAGGGCGTACTGTTCCTATTAGAGTTCCAGTTTCGAAAAATATTGTTATTTTTGGTCATTCAGTGGATCCTTTGGATAAAGAGATTTTTCAAAAATGTTTTGAATTAGCAGAGCTTGCTGAATATCCTTATCGATTTATTTTTACTTATTACGATGATTCAGCTAAAAGGTCAATTGTTAAGAATCTGGCAATCATCCTTGGTAAAGATGAACTGATAGAATTGAGCGGCCAAAGAAAAGTGGTTTTTGTGAAAAGTGATGATAAAGGTGGCATGGGGGATGCCTTGTTAAAATAG
- a CDS encoding amino acid ABC transporter ATP-binding protein, whose amino-acid sequence MSDTILEIKDLKKSFGDNPILQGLSLEIKKGEVVVILGPSGCGKSTLLRCLNGLESIQGGDILLDGQSIIGNQKDFHLVRQKIGMVFQSYELFPHLDVLQNLILGPVKAQGRDKKEVTEEALQLLERVGLLDKKHSFARQLSGGQKQRVAIVRALLMHPEIILFDEVTASLDPEMVREVLELINDLAQEGRTMILVTHEMQFAQAIADRIIFLDQGKIAEEGTAHSFFTNPQTKRAQEFLNVFDFSQFGSYL is encoded by the coding sequence ATGTCTGATACCATATTAGAAATCAAGGATCTAAAAAAATCCTTTGGAGACAATCCTATCCTCCAAGGACTTTCCCTAGAAATCAAAAAAGGGGAAGTAGTGGTTATTCTAGGGCCATCTGGTTGTGGGAAAAGTACCCTGCTTCGCTGCCTGAACGGCCTAGAAAGCATTCAAGGTGGAGATATTCTTCTTGATGGCCAGTCTATTATTGGAAACCAGAAAGACTTTCACTTGGTTCGTCAAAAGATTGGCATGGTCTTTCAAAGTTATGAGCTCTTTCCTCATCTGGACGTCTTGCAAAACCTTATACTAGGTCCTGTCAAGGCACAAGGGCGAGATAAGAAAGAGGTGACGGAAGAAGCCCTGCAGTTACTTGAACGCGTCGGACTACTTGATAAAAAACACAGTTTTGCTCGCCAATTATCTGGTGGGCAGAAGCAACGGGTCGCTATTGTTCGTGCCCTGCTCATGCATCCAGAAATTATCCTTTTTGACGAGGTGACGGCCTCACTGGATCCTGAAATGGTACGCGAGGTTCTGGAACTCATTAACGACCTGGCTCAAGAAGGCCGCACCATGATTTTAGTAACCCACGAAATGCAGTTTGCCCAAGCCATTGCAGATCGGATTATCTTCCTCGATCAAGGGAAGATTGCTGAAGAAGGAACGGCTCATTCCTTCTTTACCAATCCACAAACCAAACGAGCACAAGAATTTTTAAACGTTTTTGACTTTAGCCAATTTGGCTCATATTTATAA
- a CDS encoding aldo/keto reductase, producing the protein MKNYTLNNGVKIPVLGFGTWKAQDGEEAYQAVLAALKAGYRHIDTAAIYKNEESVGRAIKDSGIPREELFITTKLWNSKHTYEEAMEAFDSSMERLGLDYLDLYLIHWPNPKPLREDGAWQKRNAEVWRAMEDLYQAGKIRAIGVSNFLPHHLEALLETARVTPAVNQIRLAPGVYQTEAVDFCRAHDILLEAWGPFGQGELFQNSAVQAIADKYGKTIAQIALAWSLQEGFLPLPKSVTPSRIASNLDCFDIELSPADLEILKNISGLEGGAPNPDGMDF; encoded by the coding sequence ATGAAAAATTATACACTTAACAATGGCGTCAAGATTCCGGTCTTGGGCTTTGGTACTTGGAAGGCTCAGGACGGAGAAGAGGCTTATCAGGCAGTCTTGGCCGCCCTTAAGGCTGGCTATCGCCACATTGATACGGCAGCTATCTACAAGAATGAGGAGAGTGTCGGTCGAGCGATTAAAGACAGCGGCATTCCGCGTGAAGAGCTCTTCATCACCACCAAGCTCTGGAATAGCAAGCACACTTATGAAGAGGCCATGGAAGCCTTTGACAGCTCTATGGAGCGATTGGGACTGGATTATCTGGATCTCTACCTCATCCACTGGCCAAATCCTAAGCCTTTACGAGAAGACGGGGCTTGGCAAAAGCGCAATGCAGAAGTTTGGCGGGCCATGGAAGACCTCTATCAAGCTGGTAAGATCCGAGCGATCGGCGTCAGCAATTTCCTGCCTCATCACCTAGAAGCTCTGCTGGAAACAGCGCGTGTCACTCCGGCTGTCAATCAAATCCGCCTAGCACCAGGTGTCTATCAGACAGAGGCGGTGGACTTCTGCCGTGCCCATGATATCCTACTGGAAGCTTGGGGACCTTTTGGGCAAGGCGAGCTCTTCCAAAATTCAGCTGTGCAGGCGATAGCAGATAAGTATGGCAAGACTATTGCCCAAATCGCTCTAGCTTGGAGCTTACAAGAAGGCTTCCTACCCCTGCCTAAGTCAGTCACTCCGAGTCGGATTGCTAGCAATCTAGACTGCTTTGACATCGAATTGAGTCCAGCTGACCTAGAGATTCTCAAAAATATCAGCGGTTTGGAAGGCGGAGCACCTAATCCAGATGGAATGGATTTTTAA
- a CDS encoding DUF6261 family protein: MNTTYTIRPLSYSNLTHREFESLMVDSYQVLTIFTSSYRDEDMYSKHLEGFHSKLEQFQAQLANVEKKDSMSLVELDKERDNALVGLFTLHKGFAKIKDRDLKEAYEVLLPVFKKYKDITKHTNAVATAEIKSLLKTLQEEPYQGAVTSLGLLPMLTAVIEAQADYDKVEADARAAKSVKEVGKTKQLRSEISRTYDLFVRYTAAVAEAYPERAHLTKLLKDLNTIRDSKRRLVGTNKKTKTEEAGEKSA, encoded by the coding sequence ATAAACACTACTTACACCATTCGCCCCTTGTCTTATAGCAATCTGACCCACCGTGAGTTTGAGAGTCTAATGGTTGACTCCTATCAGGTACTCACGATTTTTACGAGTTCCTATAGAGATGAGGACATGTACAGCAAGCACCTAGAAGGCTTTCATAGTAAACTAGAGCAGTTTCAGGCTCAATTAGCCAATGTGGAAAAGAAAGACTCTATGAGTCTCGTAGAACTAGACAAGGAGCGAGATAACGCCCTAGTTGGGCTGTTTACCTTGCATAAGGGCTTTGCCAAAATCAAAGACAGAGACTTGAAAGAAGCCTATGAAGTCTTACTGCCAGTCTTTAAAAAATATAAGGATATCACCAAGCACACCAATGCTGTCGCAACGGCTGAGATTAAGAGTCTGCTTAAAACATTGCAGGAAGAGCCCTATCAGGGAGCTGTGACGAGTCTGGGCCTTCTCCCTATGCTGACGGCTGTGATAGAGGCACAAGCGGATTATGATAAAGTAGAAGCAGACGCGCGTGCAGCCAAGTCAGTCAAGGAAGTCGGTAAAACCAAGCAGCTACGCAGTGAAATCTCCCGTACTTACGACCTCTTTGTGCGCTACACAGCAGCCGTCGCAGAAGCCTATCCAGAGAGAGCCCACTTGACCAAACTCCTCAAAGACCTCAATACGATCCGAGACAGCAAGCGCCGTTTAGTTGGCACAAATAAGAAAACAAAAACGGAAGAAGCAGGAGAGAAATCGGCATAA
- a CDS encoding amino acid ABC transporter permease, with the protein MQDSGIQVLFQGNNLLRILQGLGVTIGISILSVLLSMIFGTVMGIIMTSHSRVVRFLTRFYLEFIRIMPQLVLLFIVYFGLARNFNINISGETSAVIVFTLWGTAEMGDLVRGAITSLPKHQFESGQALGLTTFQLYYHIIIPQVLRRLLPQAINLVTRMIKTTSLVVLIGVVEVTKVGQQIIDSNRLTIPTASFWIYGTILVLYFAVCFPISKLSTHLEKHWRN; encoded by the coding sequence ATGCAGGATTCGGGAATACAAGTACTCTTTCAGGGAAATAATCTCCTGCGGATCTTACAAGGATTGGGAGTCACAATTGGTATTTCCATCCTCTCTGTCCTCTTGTCTATGATTTTCGGTACGGTCATGGGAATCATCATGACCTCTCATTCTAGAGTCGTTCGCTTCCTGACACGCTTTTATCTAGAATTTATCCGCATCATGCCTCAACTGGTTCTGCTCTTTATCGTTTACTTTGGTTTGGCTAGAAACTTTAATATCAATATATCGGGAGAAACTTCCGCTGTTATCGTTTTTACCCTCTGGGGAACGGCTGAGATGGGAGATTTGGTTCGTGGAGCTATCACTTCCCTTCCTAAACATCAGTTTGAAAGTGGACAGGCGCTGGGCTTAACGACCTTCCAACTTTACTATCACATCATCATCCCGCAGGTCTTGAGAAGACTGCTTCCGCAGGCCATCAATCTCGTTACTCGGATGATTAAAACGACTTCTCTGGTTGTTTTGATTGGGGTCGTTGAAGTCACAAAAGTGGGGCAGCAGATCATCGATAGCAATCGCTTGACCATTCCAACCGCCTCCTTTTGGATTTACGGCACCATACTGGTTCTGTACTTCGCAGTTTGCTTCCCTATTTCCAAACTATCCACTCACTTAGAAAAACACTGGAGGAACTAA
- a CDS encoding Cof-type HAD-IIB family hydrolase, producing MTKKIIAVDLDGTLLNSESKLSDFTKETIKKISAKGHKVIITTGRPYRMALDFYKELELNTPMINFNGSLTHIPEQKWEFEQSLTVDKSFLLDMVQRKEEIEADFIAGEYRKRFYITNTNEEIADPRLFGIDNFKPENQFQAQLVTKNPNAILLQTHATDKYALAEEMNAFYQHELSINTWGGPLNILECGPKGVNKAFALQYLLNILNADRKDLIAFGDEHNDTEMLEFAGTGYAMKNASETLLPYADQQLELTNDQDGVAHKLTELYL from the coding sequence ATGACAAAAAAAATTATTGCTGTAGATTTGGACGGAACCTTGCTCAATTCTGAGAGTAAGCTGTCTGATTTCACCAAAGAAACCATCAAAAAAATATCGGCGAAAGGACACAAGGTCATCATCACTACTGGCCGTCCTTACCGCATGGCTCTGGACTTCTATAAGGAATTAGAGCTGAATACCCCCATGATAAACTTCAACGGCTCCTTGACGCATATCCCTGAGCAAAAGTGGGAATTTGAACAATCCTTGACCGTAGACAAGTCTTTCTTACTAGATATGGTCCAACGAAAAGAGGAAATCGAAGCTGACTTCATCGCTGGTGAATACCGCAAAAGATTCTACATCACCAATACCAACGAAGAAATCGCAGATCCTAGGCTCTTTGGAATTGATAACTTTAAACCAGAAAATCAATTTCAAGCGCAGCTGGTCACCAAAAATCCAAATGCCATTTTGCTGCAAACCCATGCCACGGACAAATATGCTCTGGCTGAAGAGATGAATGCCTTTTACCAGCACGAACTCTCCATCAATACCTGGGGCGGCCCGCTCAATATCCTTGAGTGCGGCCCTAAAGGTGTCAACAAGGCCTTCGCTCTCCAGTACCTACTCAATATCCTCAATGCCGATCGCAAAGACCTGATCGCTTTTGGTGACGAGCACAATGACACCGAAATGCTAGAATTTGCAGGAACAGGCTATGCTATGAAAAATGCTAGCGAAACCCTGCTGCCTTATGCCGACCAACAGCTTGAACTCACCAATGACCAAGACGGTGTAGCCCATAAACTAACTGAGCTCTACTTGTAG
- a CDS encoding amino acid ABC transporter permease — protein sequence MDWSIVEQYLPLYQKAFFLTLHIAVWGILGSLLVGLLVSIIRHYRIPLLSQLATAYIELSRNTPLLIQLFFLYFGLPRIGIVLSSEVCATLGLIFLGGSYMAESFRSGLEAVSQTQHEIGLAIGLTPLQVFRYVVLPQATAVALPSFSANVIFLIKETSVFSVVALADLMYVAKDLIGLYYETDIALAMLVVAYLIMLLPISLLFSWIERRLRHAGFGNTSTLSGK from the coding sequence TTGGATTGGTCCATTGTTGAACAATATCTACCCTTATATCAAAAGGCGTTTTTTCTAACTCTGCATATCGCAGTTTGGGGAATTTTGGGTTCCCTTCTGGTGGGTCTGCTTGTCAGTATCATTCGGCATTATCGCATCCCTCTTTTGTCACAACTAGCTACAGCTTATATTGAATTGTCTCGAAATACGCCTCTTTTGATTCAACTCTTCTTTCTCTACTTCGGGCTTCCCCGAATAGGGATTGTCCTTTCCTCGGAGGTCTGTGCAACGCTGGGGCTCATTTTCCTAGGTGGGTCTTATATGGCGGAATCCTTCCGAAGTGGGCTAGAAGCAGTTAGTCAAACTCAGCATGAGATTGGCTTAGCCATCGGTTTGACACCACTACAGGTCTTTCGTTACGTGGTTCTTCCACAAGCCACAGCAGTGGCTCTTCCCTCCTTCAGTGCTAATGTGATTTTCCTAATCAAGGAAACCTCTGTCTTTTCGGTAGTTGCCTTAGCTGACCTCATGTATGTTGCCAAGGACTTGATTGGGCTCTACTATGAGACAGACATTGCACTGGCTATGTTGGTAGTGGCCTATCTTATCATGCTCCTGCCTATATCATTGCTCTTTAGTTGGATAGAAAGGAGGCTCCGCCATGCAGGATTCGGGAATACAAGTACTCTTTCAGGGAAATAA